The following proteins are encoded in a genomic region of Nomascus leucogenys isolate Asia chromosome 17, Asia_NLE_v1, whole genome shotgun sequence:
- the LOC100604859 gene encoding uncharacterized protein LOC100604859, translated as MPDPLKFLLLLPQGAGRAQSAAPGALQPHKHASAPGGARAAGKDISEVSCGCNKLFKSALEHRCDLSFSILGQPAPETGNSPAPPHPTPQALLVGVGRGELSGMPSLSVQAWQPCPMGGADSVFHAPCPREEVGVPSIEMVKNKGGSDRLWDPVRSAFAGRKRLGHMERVINWKILGSSILKGDMIPWKGHELSCQFVLAFSNQCCVATAN; from the coding sequence ATGCCTGACCCCTTGAAGTTCTTGCTCCTGTTGCCACAGGGAGCCGGGAGAGCACAGAGCGCTGCTCCCGGTGCCCTGCAGCCACACAAACATGCTTCTGCTCCTGGCGGAGCCAGAGCTGCTGGGAAAGACATTTCGGAAGTTTCCTGTGGCTGCAACAAATTGTTCAAATCTGCACTGGAGCACCGCTGTGACCTGTCTTTCTCCATCTTAGGGCAACCAGCTCCTGAAACTGGAAACTCCCCAGCACCTCCTCACCCTACCCCGCAGGCTCTCCttgtgggggtggggcggggggagttGTCTGGAATGCCTAGCCTCTCCGTCCAAGCATGGCAGCCTTGCCCCATGGGTGGCGCAGACTCAGTTTTCCATGCACCTTGccccagggaggaggtgggggttcCTTCCATAGAGATGGTGAAGAATAAGGGAGGTAGTGATCGTCTCTGGGATCCAGTTAGATCTGCATTTGCAGGCAGAAAGAGGCTGGGGCACATGGAGAGAGTGATCAACTGGAAGATTCTAGGGTCCTCAATTTTGAAAGGTGACATGATACCCTGGAAAGGGCATGAACTTAGTTGTCAGTTCGTCCTTGCCTTTTCCAATCAATGCTGTGTGGCCACGGCAAATTAA